GGGGCGGCCTCGGGGCCGGTCCCCGGGCCGGACCCCGGGCTGGACTTCGGGCTGGTTTCGGGGCCGCACTGCGCGCCGCTCCTCGCACCGGTCCCGGGACCGCTCTTCGGGCCCGCGGTCGCACCGTTGCTCCTCGGGCCGCTCCTGCGACCGTTGTCCGCGCCGGACTGCGTACCGGCGTCGGAGCCGGTCGTCGCACCGGTGCCGGTCTTCGTACCGGTGCCGGCCTTCGTACCGGTGCCGGTCTTCGTACCGGTACCGGGGCCGGCGCCGCCGGTCATCGCCGCCAGCATGTCCGCCATCCGCTGCCGCATGTACCCGGCACCCGGAGTGTCCTCGGGTATCAGGTCCGCGTAGAGGTCGAACAGCCCGTCGGCGCTGGGACTGGTCTGGAGCTCCAGCGCCTTGCGCAGGTGACGCAGGAACTCCGGGTGCAGGGGCAGCTTGACCGCCTCGGTCAGCAGCTCCCGCATCTCGGCCGCCTCGGCGGCCATCCCGGCGAGCCCCTTCTCCCTGATCATGTCGAAGACGGCGGTCGCGTCCGGCTCCGGCGCGAGCCCGCCCGCCATTTCCTGCAACGGCATCTTGTGGGTCAGCAGGAACAGCGCGGCCCACCTGCGGTCCTCCGCGGAGGCGTCGACCCCTGTCCACGTCGCCGGATCCCGCGCGTCCCGCAGCAGGCCGTACGCCCGCTCCCGGTCCTCGGGCGTCCCGCCGCCGACGACATGGCGCAGGGTGAGGACCCCGCCGAGCCATACGGTCACCGAGCTGCGGAGCGCCGGGTCGTGGTCCAACAGACGGGAGAGCGCGTCGAGTTCGGTGACGGATTCGTCGTGGGCGCGGGTGTGCCGGGCGACGGTGTCCGGCGTCGGCTGGAGGGCCTTCGCCCGCTCGATGGCCGCAGCGGCCCAGGCCCGCAGCGCCTGCACTCCGCCGGTCTCCTCTTCTTCCCCCACGCACACTCCTCCGACTCAACTGCCGTTTCGGAATTTCATGGTGACGGCCCGTCGGCCACCATGACACCGGATCGCCGTGATTCACCGGCGCTTGCCCGGTCAACGACCAGGGCTCGCCCCGTTCGCGCCCGGACCGGACCGGGAGCCGGGCGGGCCGGGGGCGAGCGGGTCCGGCCGGGCCGCCTCCGACGCACCGAGGTCCGCCCGCATCCCGCGCCGCAGCTCCCGCAGTCGCTCCCACAGCGCGTCGATCTCCGCCTGCGCGGTGTCGGGCGAATCGCCCGGGCGGGGCACCCCGTCGTCGAGGCGCCGGAGCCGGCCGTAGAGGGTGCCGAGCGCGTGGGTGACCTCGCCGGCCAGGGCGAGCACGGGGTCGGGCAGCCGCATCTGGGCCTCCGCGTACACGTCCCGGTGCACGTCCCGGGCCTCGGTGAGCCGCTGCCGCACCGCGCGGGAGTCCTCCGTACCGCGCAGGGCGTGCAACTGATCGGTGAGGGCGGCCAGATACTGCCTGGCGGCGGTGTTCAGCGCGACGTAACAGGCCAGCCGCTGGGCGGCCTGCCGCTCCCTGGCCCGCGCCCGCTCGGCCCGCTCCTGTTCGTGCCGTCTGCTGCGCTCCGCGGCACGCTGGGTGAGCAGCGCCGACAACAGGGTTCCGACCACCCCGACGACCGCCACGACCGGCGCACCCGCACCACCGACGTCCACCGCGCTCACCCCCGGTTCACCGCACGCCTCCAGTGAACGGGCCCACCCCCCACCACGGAACCCTCCGCCCGATCTCCGCCCTGCCTCCGCCCGCCCCCCGCCCAGGCGGCACCGGCAGGTGATCGCGCGTTCCGCGGCCGACGCGGCACGGGACCCTGCCGCCCATGGGTTCGGGCGTCGGGCCCCGTCCGAGACCTTGGCCGAGGGCACTGGCGATGCGCCCGGCGCACGGAGTCACCGCATCAGCGGCCCGAGTGTGCGTACCACCGGCCGTCGTGACGGGCCACGTGAATGGGACGCCCGAAGCAAGCCGTCAGGTTGTCCGGGGTGAGCACCCCGTCGGCCGGTCCGGAGGCCAGCTCGCGGCCTTCCTTCAGCAGGAAGGCATGGGTGGTGCTGGGCGGCAGCTCCTCCAGGTGGTGGGTGACCGTGATCGTGGCGAGGTGGGGCCGGTCGGCCGCCAGCCGGCGCAGTGCGTCCACGAGGTCCTCGCGGGACGGGAGGTCGAGGGCGTTGAACGGCTCGTCGAGCAGGAGCAGCGACGGATCCGCCATCAGCGCACGGCAGATGAGGATCCGAGCGCGCTGCCCGCCCGAGCAGTCGGCGAACCGGCGGTCGGCGAACTCCTTGCACCCGAGTTCGGCGAGCAGGCCGTCGGCGCGTTCGCGGACCGTGGCGTCGTACTCCCGCCACAACGGCTGCACGGTGCCGGTCGCGCCCGTGAGGACGACGGTGTGCGCGGTGGCGTCCAGCGGGACCTTCTGGGCGGCGGACACCAGACCGACGCGGGCCCGCAGCTCGCGCATGTCGACGTGGCCGAGCCGGTCACCGAGGACGTCGACCGTGCCGACGGTGGGGTGCATGACGGCCCCGACGAGCCGGAGCAGGGTGGTCTTGCCGGCTCCGTTGGCCCCCAGCAGCGCCCAGTGCTCGCCTGGCCGTACGGTCCAGTTGATCCCGTCGAGGACGATCTCCTGTCCGGTGGTACGGCGGTGAACGGCGACATTCGTCACCGCGACGACGGCGCGGGGCTCCTGAGTTTCGGTCACGTCGGCAGAGTAGGCGATCGGGCGGCCCGGCGAGCCCGGTGCCCACGCTCCCCGCGGTTCCGTGTCAGGCCAGGAAACTCAGCCGCACCTTCCGCTCGGGGTTGTCACGGTTGGTGTCCACCAGGCACACCGACTGCCACGTGCCGAGTTCCAGGCGGCCGCCGATCACCGGCAGGGTGGCGTGCGGCGGGACGATGGCTGGGAGGACGTGGTCGCGGCCGTGGCCGGGGCTGCCGTGGCGGTGCTGCCAGCGGTCGTCGGCGGGGAGCAGGGTGTGCAGGGTGGTGAGGAGGTCGTCGTCGCTGCCGGCGCCGGTCTCGATGACGGCGATCCCGGCGGTGGCGTGCGGGACGAAGATGTTCAGCAGGCCGTCGCGGTCGCCCGCCGCCTCCCGCAGGAAGTCCTCGCAGTCCCCGGTGAGATCGACCACGCGTTCCCGGGAGCCGGTGGAGACGTTCAGGATTCGGGTGGTGAAGGCATCTGACATGCCCTCCATCCTGACGCATCCCTCCCTGGGCGGGCGGGAAGAGGGGCGCACGGCACGCTGTTGGTAGAAGCGTGAACGAAATGCGTGAGGTCGAGGTGGTCGTCACGGGCGCCGGTCAGGCCGGGTTGTCCAGCGCCTACCACCTGCGCCGCTCCGGCTTCGAGCCGGAGCGCGACTTCGTGGTCCTCGACCGCTCCCCCGCCCCGGGCGGCGCCTGGCAGTTCCGCTGGCCCTCACTGACGTACGGCAAGGTGCACGGGATGCACTCGCTGCCCGGGATGGAGCTGGCCGACGCCGATCCGGCCCGGCCGTCGGCCGAAGTGATCGGGGAGTACTTCGACCGGTACGAGCGCGCCTTCGACCTGCGGGTACGGCGACCGGTGGCGGTGCGGGCGGTGCGTGAGGGGGACGGCCGGCGGCTGCTCGTGGA
This Streptomyces misionensis DNA region includes the following protein-coding sequences:
- a CDS encoding ABC transporter ATP-binding protein — encoded protein: MTETQEPRAVVAVTNVAVHRRTTGQEIVLDGINWTVRPGEHWALLGANGAGKTTLLRLVGAVMHPTVGTVDVLGDRLGHVDMRELRARVGLVSAAQKVPLDATAHTVVLTGATGTVQPLWREYDATVRERADGLLAELGCKEFADRRFADCSGGQRARILICRALMADPSLLLLDEPFNALDLPSREDLVDALRRLAADRPHLATITVTHHLEELPPSTTHAFLLKEGRELASGPADGVLTPDNLTACFGRPIHVARHDGRWYAHSGR
- a CDS encoding YjbQ family protein, with product MSDAFTTRILNVSTGSRERVVDLTGDCEDFLREAAGDRDGLLNIFVPHATAGIAVIETGAGSDDDLLTTLHTLLPADDRWQHRHGSPGHGRDHVLPAIVPPHATLPVIGGRLELGTWQSVCLVDTNRDNPERKVRLSFLA